One Williamsia phyllosphaerae genomic window, CGGTATGACGTGCGCGCATTGCGTCGCCTCGGTCACCGAAGAGGTCTCCGAGATCGCCGGTGTCGACGGTGTGGAGGTCGATCTCGACAGCGGTGCACTCACCGTCACCAGCT contains:
- a CDS encoding heavy-metal-associated domain-containing protein, whose product is MSTATYTVTGMTCAHCVASVTEEVSEIAGVDGVEVDLDSGALTVTSSDPIDPAAVAAAVAEAGYDLVAP